The genomic DNA GGAATGAGACGGTAGAGCCCCGCGGCGAGCCCTGGGCGAGCGGCCGCGGTGCTCAATGCGGCTCCGAGCTGCGTGCTGCGACGCACGGCCGGTAAGCGCGGAGCGCATCGCGGGCGAGAATCCCAAGGCGCATGGCGGCGAACTCTAGTCCCGTTGGCAGATTTCGGCAACGGCGACGCAAGGACGGGGACAAAGGGCCAGGCATGGGTGTTCAGACCCGGAAAGTAGGAAATAACGTAAGCGCCGGACTCTTCTGTTCGATGTCGGGCGGCGCGGGGATAGGGGTCTCCCCATGTGGTCAAGGATTGAACCGAGGATCTCTTTCGGATCGCAGCCGAAACCAGTCAGCACCTGATGCTCAGCGCGGCTTGAAGATCGGCCCTCGCACCTCTGTTTCGCCCCGGCTTGCTTGTTCGCCATGCCACGGGGCCGTGCTATTGGCTGTCGCATGGGGACGCTCCTCCACGTCATCGGCCTGCTGCTCCTGTTGACTGCCGGTGTGGCCTCTCTGACGTCGTTGCTGCTCGGACTGCCAGGAACGCTTTTCATCGTTATCGCGGCGCTGGTGTATGGGTGGGCGACCGGATTCGCGGCGGTCACCTGGTCGACCGTCGGCTGGCTGTTTCTGCTGGCGGTGGTCGGCGAGGGCGGCGAGTTCTTTGCCGGTGCAGCTGGTGCGGCCGGCGAGCGGCCTTCGCGGCGCGTCATGGTTGGCGCGCTGGCCGGTGGAGTTGTCGGTGGCTTGGCCGGTACGCCATTGCTGTTTGGGGTCGGTTCGCTGCTGGGCGCCCTTGTCGGCGCGTTCGCCGGTGCGGCACTCGCTGTCATCTCGGAGGGTGGAACGATGACCTCGGCACTGTCGACGGGACTGGCGGCCTTCCGTGGCCGGCTGCTGGGTTTTGTATTCAAGGCAGCCATCGCCGTGGTGATGCTCGTGGTGCTGGCCGCCGCAGTCTTGTGAGGGCGATCAACGAACGGGATCTTTTCGGGCAGGGAGGTCGTCGGGGGAAGAGCAGGTCGTTGCGCTCTAGTCTCACACCTGACGCTGCGTAGTCAGCGATTCGCCAAGACAGGCACGAGCGTCGCGGCGGTGAGCAGCAGCGGCGGGTACTGGGGCAATTCAGATACCTGAATCCGGCGGTTGAACCGGCAGCAATGAAGTGCACGAAGCCCACCTGCGTGAGCAGCCTTTAGGATATTGTCAATCTGTCAAACTATTGATTCGACTCAGCGGGCGCTGTTCCGAGCGGTTCGCTTCCAACCGATGCACTTCAACCCAGGGACACGCCGAAACTCGCGCAGATTTGCGGTTACCAGGCTGGCGCCACGGCTCCGGGCGTGGGCCGCGATCAACATGTCGAGCGCACCGATGACGGTGCCTTTCTTCTCCAGATGCGCCCGGATTGCTCCGTAATGACTGGCAGCAGCCGCGCCGAAGTCGGCAACAACCACCTGCCCCAAGAAGTCGTCAAGTTGTCGCCGCGGCCGGCTCGGCGCTGGCGCCTTGGCGACGCCCACTTCGAGCTCCGCTAACGTGACGCTGGAGATGACGCTGGCGTCAAGAGGCACGCGCCCACTCTCTGAGCCCTCGGGTGGACTATGGCCTCGAATCAGGTCGATGCACACATCGGTATCGAGGACGAAAGCGGTGGGCATGCCTGCTTACTCGAACCGCAGGTCTCGCTTCTGCTGCACCTTCGGTTGCTCCCGCCCAGGGAAGTCGCTACCCGCGGGGAACCGATGCCGCATGTGACGCGCCAGGTCTGCGAGGGTCTTGATCTTCGGCTTCGGACGCAGGACGACCGCCTCACCTCGCCTCTCGACGAGGACCTCAGTGCCCTCGAGCCGAAAGTCTTTCGGCAAGCGCACCGCCTGACTGCCTCCATGCTTGAAGAGCTTGGCCGTTTTCATAGCTATGCCGTGTATCTACGCCGATCACTGCAGACTCTGCAAGCGCGAACCGTGCGGGACGTCGCGATGATTCGGATATTGCACCAATCGAGACCGACAAGGCCGCCACCAGAATTCCCTCACCGCGACTCTACCGCTGTCACTCACCTTCGGTCATAGCATCGCCAACGGTGCCGACGCCGCGCGGTTTGTCAGCGCCCTCGTGCACGACCTGGGACCCAGCTCGGTTGCTGCTCGATAGTTGATCGGTTGCGCTTTACGGGCGCTCAAGGAAAGCCCGCACCTCCGAGGCTACCCGCAAGCCACTGACAAAGGCGCCTTCCACGGTGTCGGCAATGGTCCGTGTAGCGGCAGCTGAACCGGCCCAGAACAGCGACCCCGTATTCGCCGCCGCAAGGCGCGTTCGCGCGCCCGTGCCTCCCGGGCGCAGAAACGTGTAGCCGCCGCAGGCCAGCGGATCGGCCGCCCAGTCGATCCGGTGGAAAGTAACCAATTTCGGTGCCGCCTTGGGGAAATGCGTGCGCAGATCTTTCACCGCAATCGCAGCAGCTTCCTCCTCGCTGACCTTACCGAGAGCCGCGGCCCGCGGCCCGGTGCAGTACGCCGTCAGCACGGGCGGCTTGTCGTCTGTGCCGTAGAATACCGGCCAGTAGAGCGTGACCGGTCCGACACCACAGCCGAGCAGGGCCAGTTTCCTGGGCCAGAACCGCTCTTCGAAGCGGAGCAGGATCTTGAGGACCGGACCCATCTCCAAGCAGCGGAGCGCATCGCGCTTACTCTCCGGCAGTTCGGGAATGAAGCGCACCGCGCCTGATTTGAGCACGCCGACTGGCAGGGTGCAGACGGCGGCGCGCGCGGACAGCTCACGGCCGTCCGACGAACGGATGGCAACACCATCGGCGCCCCAGTGAACCGTTTGCACGGCAAAGCCGCGCCGAAGGTCTACACCCCGACCAATGTGCTCGGCCAGCCGATCATAGCCCTCCACCACGCGGTGATTCACGCCGGTTTCGAGTTTCAAGACCCCGTCTTCGACCAAGCCAAGCACGCCGACCTCGTCAATGCTGCCCGGCAAGTGTGCGGTGAGCACCATTTGCGCCAGAATCCTGGCGCGCCCGCGATAGCCGCGGCGCTCGATGAATTCTCGCGCCGAGATGTCGGGAGGTTTGTGCCGCGCGAGATGGCGGAGGATGGTGAAGGTCGGCCAGAGACCAGGATGGAGGAGCACGAACGGAAGCCAGTGCGCGCCGTATCCGATGTTGAACATCGTGTCTCGGATGTGTGGGCACGGGCGCGCCGTGAGTCCGGCCGCACGCACGTCAGGCCAGGTTTCCGCCCCGACGCCGTGGATGAATTCCGCACCCGCCTCCACAGGCTCGCCGCAGAAGTCGCGCCGAGAGTAGACCCGCCCGCCGATTCTGTCGCCGGCCTCGACAACGCATACGGGCACCCCAGTTCGCGCCAATTCGCGCGCGGCGGCGAGGCCCGCCACCCCCGCCCCCCGATCACGATCACATCTGTCATCGTCAACTCCGTGGCGACGAATGTTCCTGATCGAGCATGTTCACAGCGCCCTCAGGAAATACGCTCGCCGGGGCTGTGGCGCAAACCGGAAGCTCCCGGTGCGGCACGCTGTCCAGCATCCACCAATTTCCCGTGCCGCCGTTGGCGTAAGGCCAGACCCGATCATTCCCACCTTCGAGAACACCGCTCCGATCGCTTCTCGCGAACGCGAAGAGACCAGATCCTTCTGGAATTCCACTTGCCATTTTTTCGCTGGCAAGCTACTTGCCTGTCCGTCGTACTGTACCGAATACCCCGATGGAAAACGCTGTCATGAGGAGAGGGAGACGTCGCTTTGCGTCGTTCCGCAGTGCCACAATTGTAGTGGGAACGCTCATCCTTCTCATGACGTTCGCGTTCGCGCCACAAGCGCGCGCCGGGGACGGTGACGCGCGCGAGACACCGCCCAGCCAGCCGTTTGCCGAGGGCAAGCTCGTCTTCGAGGCCAAGGGCTGCGCCCGCTGCCACAACGTTTGGGGCAGCAATGGCGAGGCACATGTGGGTCCGGACCTCGGGCGCACCGGGTCCTGGCGTGACATCATGCAGTTTGCGGGTGCGTTGTGGAACCACACGCCCACGATGGTCGAGAAGATGCGTGCGCAGCAGATGGAGCGCCCGAAGCTTTCACCGGATGAGATGGGTACGCTCGCTGGCTATCTGTTTTTCGCGAAATTCCTTGGCGAGCCGGGCGACATCGAGCGGGGAAAGAACCTTTTCGAGCAGCGTGCGTGCACGCGCTGCCATCAGCTCGGCGGACGCGGCGGCACCGCGGGGCCACGGCTCGACGAACTCAGACCCTACATGTCGTCTTTCTTCCTGGCCCAAGCCTTGTGGAACCACGGCCCGACAATGGCGACAAAGATGGAAGAACTCAAGGTCATCCGGCCCCGCTTTGAGGATGACGACGCGGCGCACTTGGTGGCCTTCCTTCGCAGCGATGCGCCAGGAGCTGCCCCGCTGGAGTTGGCCTACGCCCAAGCCGGCAACCCACGAACAGGCAAGACTCTCTTCCAGGAAAAGGGATGCATCAAATGCCACGCGATCGGCGGGACCGGCGGCACCGTGGGTCCCGACCTCGGTCAGCCACGGCCGCAGCTCCATGTGGCGCAGATGGTGGGCGCGCTGTGGAACCACGGCCCGACGATGTGGGCAAAAATGAAGGACCTCGGCGTGCCGTTCCCCAAGCTTACGGACACCGAGATGTCGGACCTCTTCGCTTACCTGTACTACGTCCAATACATGGGGCAGAGCGGCAACGTGGCGCGGGGCAACGACCTCTTCCGCGAAAAATCCTGCTCCGGGTGTCACGCTGCCGGGGGCGAGGGGTCAAAGGTGGGGCCCGATCTCGCGGTTCCGGACGCTGTTCGGTCGCCCCTCCACTGGGCCTCGGCGATGTGGAACCACGCACCTGAAATGGGAAAGAAGATTATCGAGACACATTCCTCCTGGCCACGATTCGACGACGACCAGATGCGCGATCTGGTCGAGTTCCTGCGGTCGCGTAGCCACGGCAAGTGAGGTCAGTACATGAGTGAGAACCATTCCGACTCGCACGGTGAATCGGGACGCGAGGAGAACAGGGAACCGCTCGATGGCGAGTTCTCGATCGCTCGCTCGAACGCGCTGATCCCGCTGCTCGTCATGTCCGCCGTGACGGTGTTCGTAATTCTCGTGGTCATTGTCCGGGCGAAGCCCGTGGTTCCACCGGTGGGAGCACCAGCAGACAAGGCCTTCGGGCCGGCCGACTTCCCCATGGTGTTTGCCAAAGAGGAGGCGCTCGAGGCGGCCACTGGTACAGCTAGCGGGGCGGCGGCGATGGTCTTCCCTGTCCCTGCCCCGCCATTCAGCGAAGGAATCTTCCCCTGCATGGAATGCCACGCGGGCTTCCCTCCGAACCCCGAGCGCCGCCCT from Candidatus Binatia bacterium includes the following:
- a CDS encoding DUF456 family protein, which translates into the protein MGTLLHVIGLLLLLTAGVASLTSLLLGLPGTLFIVIAALVYGWATGFAAVTWSTVGWLFLLAVVGEGGEFFAGAAGAAGERPSRRVMVGALAGGVVGGLAGTPLLFGVGSLLGALVGAFAGAALAVISEGGTMTSALSTGLAAFRGRLLGFVFKAAIAVVMLVVLAAAVL
- a CDS encoding type II toxin-antitoxin system VapC family toxin, which produces MPTAFVLDTDVCIDLIRGHSPPEGSESGRVPLDASVISSVTLAELEVGVAKAPAPSRPRRQLDDFLGQVVVADFGAAAASHYGAIRAHLEKKGTVIGALDMLIAAHARSRGASLVTANLREFRRVPGLKCIGWKRTARNSAR
- a CDS encoding AbrB/MazE/SpoVT family DNA-binding domain-containing protein produces the protein MKTAKLFKHGGSQAVRLPKDFRLEGTEVLVERRGEAVVLRPKPKIKTLADLARHMRHRFPAGSDFPGREQPKVQQKRDLRFE
- a CDS encoding NAD(P)/FAD-dependent oxidoreductase — its product is MAGLAAARELARTGVPVCVVEAGDRIGGRVYSRRDFCGEPVEAGAEFIHGVGAETWPDVRAAGLTARPCPHIRDTMFNIGYGAHWLPFVLLHPGLWPTFTILRHLARHKPPDISAREFIERRGYRGRARILAQMVLTAHLPGSIDEVGVLGLVEDGVLKLETGVNHRVVEGYDRLAEHIGRGVDLRRGFAVQTVHWGADGVAIRSSDGRELSARAAVCTLPVGVLKSGAVRFIPELPESKRDALRCLEMGPVLKILLRFEERFWPRKLALLGCGVGPVTLYWPVFYGTDDKPPVLTAYCTGPRAAALGKVSEEEAAAIAVKDLRTHFPKAAPKLVTFHRIDWAADPLACGGYTFLRPGGTGARTRLAAANTGSLFWAGSAAATRTIADTVEGAFVSGLRVASEVRAFLERP
- a CDS encoding cytochrome c, yielding MTFAFAPQARAGDGDARETPPSQPFAEGKLVFEAKGCARCHNVWGSNGEAHVGPDLGRTGSWRDIMQFAGALWNHTPTMVEKMRAQQMERPKLSPDEMGTLAGYLFFAKFLGEPGDIERGKNLFEQRACTRCHQLGGRGGTAGPRLDELRPYMSSFFLAQALWNHGPTMATKMEELKVIRPRFEDDDAAHLVAFLRSDAPGAAPLELAYAQAGNPRTGKTLFQEKGCIKCHAIGGTGGTVGPDLGQPRPQLHVAQMVGALWNHGPTMWAKMKDLGVPFPKLTDTEMSDLFAYLYYVQYMGQSGNVARGNDLFREKSCSGCHAAGGEGSKVGPDLAVPDAVRSPLHWASAMWNHAPEMGKKIIETHSSWPRFDDDQMRDLVEFLRSRSHGK